The following nucleotide sequence is from Deltaproteobacteria bacterium.
TCAGGGAATTCCGGGCGATCGACTCCGAACTTGCGCTGTCGGACTACCTGATCGCCCAGAAGCGGATAGAGCGGATGGCGAAGGAAGCCAGGCGCGATATCGAATGGACGACGCTCCACAAGGCGATAGCGGTTCTCGAGAAGGAGGTCCCCCTTCGGCAAGTTGCCTTTTCCGCGGAGGAAAAACGGGTGCTTTCGGGATTCCGGTTAGCGAGCATGCTTCCCGTCATCCTCGTTTTGAACGTCGGGGAGAATGAGCTGTCCGTCGAAGCATACCCGGAACTCGACGGGGTCGCAGGGGAACGCGGCATCCCGCTCCTGCGCCTTTCGGCGAAGATCGAGGAGGAAATTGCCCAGCTTTCCCCGGCGGAACAGGCGGACTTCCTGAAGGAAATGGGGATTGCGGAAAGCGCTAGGGACCGGCTGGTGCGCGGCGCGTTCGAGGCCATGAATTACATAAGTTTTCTGACGGTGGGCGAAGACGAGGTCCGGGCGTGGAACATCCCGAAGGGATCGACGGCCCTGATGGCCGCGGGGAGGATACACTCGGACCTCGAAAAGGGATTCATCCGCGCGGAAGTCATAGCCAGTGAGGACTTCCTGCGGTGCGGATCGATGGCGAAAGCGAAAGCCGAAGGAAAATGGAGACTTGAGGGGAAAGAGTACATCTTAAGGGACGGGGAGATATTTCACGTCCGGTTCAATGTATGATCCGGTGAATAGTTGAAAAAAAAGATTAAATATTTGATCGGCGGTTTCCGAACAGGTTCTTGATGAGTACACTTGCGCACATGGGAAGTCCTTCGCTCGGCCACGATCCGGAAGGGGTTACCGTCCTCGTCGTTGACGACGAGGAATTCATCCGCACGCTGGTTCGCGAACGGCTTGAAATAGCAGGGTATTCCGTGGACGAGGCATGCAACGGAAGGGAAGCGCTGTCACGGTTGGCCGCGAGCGATTACACGGTTCTCCTGACCGATATCCGCATGCCGGAAATGGACGGGATCTCACTCCTCAGGGAAGCCACCACGAGATTCCCCGAGGTGGCCGGAATTGTCATGTCGGCGCATGCCGAGCTCGATACCGCAGTTTCCGCCTTGAAGATAGGCGCCTGCGACTACATAACCAAGCCCTTCAACTTCGATGTTCTTCTTATCACTATCGAGAACTCCATCCGCAAGAAAGCCCTCGAGAGGGAGCTCCAGGACTACCAGGTTAACCTGGAAAAGAAGGTAAAGGAGCAGACCGACCTCATCAACCAGATGTACATCAGGTCGATCGATTCCCTCATCAAGGCGCTGGAAGCCAAGGATTTCTATACGCGAGGCCATTCCCAGCGTGTGACGATGTACTCCGTCGCGATCGGAAAGGAGATGCGGCTGGCGTCCGGGCAGATCGACGTGCTCCACCAGGCCGCCATCCTCCACGACCTGGGTAAGATCGGTGTCCGCGAGGCCGTGCTCAACAAGCCCGGCAAGCTGACGGAAGAGGAATTCAAGGAGATCATCCTTCATCCCGAAGTGGCTACGAAGATTCTCGAGCCGATCCCTAATTTCCGCCCGCTTCTTCCCGCGATCCTGCATCACCACGAGCGGTACGACGGCAAAGGGTATCCTGGACATCTCAAGGGAAAGGATATTCCTCTCGAATCCCGCATCATGGCGATTGCCGACACCTTCGACTCCATGACCTCGACCCGTGCCTACCGTAAGGCTCTCTCCCTGGAAACGGCGAACGCCGAAATCCTGAGGTGCTCTGGAAGCCAGTTCGATCCCGATATCGTCCCGGTTTTCCTCGGAGTTCAGGGAAAGATAGAGATTCTTGGCGACCTGAACGACCTGATCCTGCCCGACGGCCACGTGGACGCCATCTTCGCCCGATCGGGCTGATGGCTCCCTATCTGACGAAAGAGGAACGCCTGGAACTGCTGGCG
It contains:
- the ychF gene encoding redox-regulated ATPase YchF, producing MKVGIFGRDGSGKSTLFRALASGGEAPSRGQSAGLCTIRVPDDRVDRLAGVFHPRKVTHITITFEDIDTKEGELLPPDTLANIKGSDVLAVVVRGFSDDFHPAPPAGLDPVREFRAIDSELALSDYLIAQKRIERMAKEARRDIEWTTLHKAIAVLEKEVPLRQVAFSAEEKRVLSGFRLASMLPVILVLNVGENELSVEAYPELDGVAGERGIPLLRLSAKIEEEIAQLSPAEQADFLKEMGIAESARDRLVRGAFEAMNYISFLTVGEDEVRAWNIPKGSTALMAAGRIHSDLEKGFIRAEVIASEDFLRCGSMAKAKAEGKWRLEGKEYILRDGEIFHVRFNV
- a CDS encoding response regulator — encoded protein: MSTLAHMGSPSLGHDPEGVTVLVVDDEEFIRTLVRERLEIAGYSVDEACNGREALSRLAASDYTVLLTDIRMPEMDGISLLREATTRFPEVAGIVMSAHAELDTAVSALKIGACDYITKPFNFDVLLITIENSIRKKALERELQDYQVNLEKKVKEQTDLINQMYIRSIDSLIKALEAKDFYTRGHSQRVTMYSVAIGKEMRLASGQIDVLHQAAILHDLGKIGVREAVLNKPGKLTEEEFKEIILHPEVATKILEPIPNFRPLLPAILHHHERYDGKGYPGHLKGKDIPLESRIMAIADTFDSMTSTRAYRKALSLETANAEILRCSGSQFDPDIVPVFLGVQGKIEILGDLNDLILPDGHVDAIFARSG